The nucleotide window CAAACTCACGAATCAGTACTTGTGCATACTTGTCCAAACAACAATCGACCAGCAGTGACCCCCAGGGCAGACCACTCATCACCACACACCACTTTCCACTATCAAGCCAGTTGTGGATCCTATTAGTCATCTTCCCTGCATTCATAAGGTACAAATGAGATACTTGGGACACATTCAAAGAATGGAAATATCTTGGAACAGGAGCTGAGGAAGACTAAGGAAACATTCATGAGGGCTACATATAGAAGGCATCACTCTAGTAGGTAATTGACATGCAGTCATATTGTGTCAATGATGTTTATCAGACTGATTATATTTTAACCTTTTTTTTTCCAGCAGTTGATAAGGCATTTTTGTTGAAGACGGAAGAATTGACAAACAGCAAAGATGTCAGCGAACACGACCTCTCCCTGCGGAGAAGAAAACTGGAAGAACGAGCTGTTTCTTTATGCATTTTTTTATGGAATAATTGTCATTCCTGGGATCTTGGGTAACAGTGTGGCCTTGTGGGTCTTAAATGGGAACATCAGGAGGGAGAAGAAGGCAATAATATTCATGATGAACCTGGCCATAGCCGACCTGGCACATATGTTGACCTTGCCCTTGAGGGTCTTCTACTACATAACTCGCAGCTGGCCTTTTGGAAAATTTATGTGCTTATTCTGCTTTTATCTAAAGTTTGTCAACATGTATGCCAGCATCTTATTTTTAGTTTGCATCAGCGTTCAGCGCTGTGTTTTCTTAATCAGTCCTTTTAAGTACAGCACCTGGAAACGTAGGTACGATGTGGCCATCAGTATTACTGGTTGGGTAATTGTCATTGTGATGTGCCTACCATTCCCCATCATGCGGACCACCGAATCGTTCAACAGCTCACTCTGTTTTGTGGATCTTCCCACGAAGCAGGTCATGCTGGGATCTTCCATATTCATGCTTACAGCAGCAGAATTACTGGGATTTTTAGGGCCTCTAATCATCATCGTTGTCTGCACTTGGAAAACTACAGAGTCTCTAAGGGTGAAGTCAACGCTGCCCAATAACCAAGGTGGAAAGAAGGCTTTAAAATTACTACTGATGTGTGCAGTGGTGTTCCTGGTTTGCTTTGCTCCCTATCACATACTCTTCCCGCTCAACCAGCTCAGAAAGATGAACTTCATCACAGATTGTTCGATGAGGATGAATATCGTGATTCTGCACTCATTGTCGTTGTGTTTGGCAAGCATGAATGCCTGTTTGGATCCAATCATCTATTACTTTGTCACAAATGAATTTCGCGAGCAGTTGTCACGCACAGGTAGCTTCCTTCTGCGAAGTCGCCACTGGAGCAGAGAAAGCACCACCAGTCGGTAATCTCTGATGATCTCAGATATTTCCATTTTGGAGCTCAGGGTCACCTCTCACTCTCTGCCCTGTCTCTGTGCAGAATGGCAGTAGACTTTTTAGAGATAGAAATCAATACAGTAGGCTGCCATGTGGAATGAATCATATTTTCCACCCTATGCAAGAAAGATTGCAGCAACTAGCTTTTCTTGCAAGTAGTACTTTAATAATTGGCAGAAAAAGTCTTCTTGTTTCCCTTAAGTACTTCATACTTCATATTCTCTCACTATTAAGCTAAGATCAAGAATACTTCTTCTGCATTCTTTACTTTAAGCTCAAAATGTAATGGTCACATCTGCCATAGAGTGTGGAAACACACACCTTACTCAGGTTAAAGCAACTGCTCACTCTGGCAGGAAACTTCTTGATAAAAGAGGCTAGAATAACAATTTCTTAAAGACATTTTGGTGATATACTTTTCCAGTGTAATGCTATGCACCAGCAGATTTTCAGCTGCTATTAGAGTAGTTTACATTTAGTGTGAGTAGTTGCTGATATTGACAGGTGGCTATTCTGCAATACTTGAAATATGACATTCATTATCAGATATGAACTCTCATTTGCTATGTGTATAAGGTTAAGTAGGTTGATAATTTGAGAGCTGCATGTCTCTTGCCACTGGTTTAGTGATTTGCTCTGGTTATTTTGCACTCAACGAATGAATTATGATGCAATCAATTAGATATTAATATTTCTGATATGCAAAAAGAGTTTCAACTACAAGGAAGCCACCACAAAACAAAGTTTGCATTTTTTTCCATCATCTGCATCAGAAAATGATATTTTTGGCATGTCCCACTCTAGCCCAAAACTGAAAGAGCATGGGGGTGAAGGAAATTAACCTGCTACAGTCTCAATAGTTTCCTCACACGAGCCAGTGGGAAGCTGGAAACAGACAATGAAAtacgtcatttgcatcaatgaccaaaaaagtatgtatatgtgctggggggcagcctgcaagaatCACCAAActttggcaccaacataacatgcccacagttTACTAGTCCGAACTGGTACGTCTTCGGCATGTGGAAGGATATTAGAGCATCCGAAGATTCCCATACAGTCCCAgg belongs to Mobula hypostoma chromosome 10, sMobHyp1.1, whole genome shotgun sequence and includes:
- the LOC134352881 gene encoding probable G-protein coupled receptor 174 encodes the protein MSANTTSPCGEENWKNELFLYAFFYGIIVIPGILGNSVALWVLNGNIRREKKAIIFMMNLAIADLAHMLTLPLRVFYYITRSWPFGKFMCLFCFYLKFVNMYASILFLVCISVQRCVFLISPFKYSTWKRRYDVAISITGWVIVIVMCLPFPIMRTTESFNSSLCFVDLPTKQVMLGSSIFMLTAAELLGFLGPLIIIVVCTWKTTESLRVKSTLPNNQGGKKALKLLLMCAVVFLVCFAPYHILFPLNQLRKMNFITDCSMRMNIVILHSLSLCLASMNACLDPIIYYFVTNEFREQLSRTGSFLLRSRHWSRESTTSR